GATGTTCGCGCCGTCCTCGGTCCGCAGCAGGTTCTCCAGCAGGATCTTCAAGCTGTAGGGCAGCCGGTCGTGGCCCTCCACCTTGTCGATCTTGAAAATCTCGTAGCTCGCGTCTCCGACGCGTAGCTGGGTCTTCGCACCGAAGGTGTCGAGGCTCGCCACGTCGTACTCCTTCACACCAGCGACCGTGAGTAGTCCTGAGCAGTCTGTCGCACCCGCCGGGGGGACGCCCCGGTTAGGTGACACTTACCGCCGACTCTCGCTTTCAACAAAACCGTACGTCCGTCTTGCTATTGACGCAACCTCATGCCAGGGTTCGGGACGAGGAGGTGCCACCATGATCCATCACGTCCTGCTCGCCTGCCCACCCGGCTCCGAGGCCGCGTCCCGGGCGTTCTACGTCGGCCTGCTCGGCATGACCGAGAAGCCCAAGCCACCGCCCCTCGCCGCCCGCGGTGGCTGCTGGTTCACCGGGTACGACGCCGAACTGCACCTCGGCGTCGAAGCGGACTTCCGCCCGGCCCGCAAGGCGCACCCGGCCCTGCTCCGCCCCGACCTCGACGACCTCGCCGCCCGGCTGGCCGCGGCCGGCCACCCGGTCACCTGGGGCGACGACGAGGTCCCCGGCATGCGCCGCTTCCACACCCACGACCCGCACGGCAACCGCCTGGAGTTCCTCGCCCCGATCGCCGGCTGACCGCCCGCCGAGCCTCACGCCGCCACCCGCCGCGCCCGTCCCCACCAGCGCGGGGTGTGCCGTCGACGGGCGCCGGCCCGGTCGGGCGGTCGGTGCGGGAGCGGGCGGTTCGAGCGCCGCGGCGAGGGTAGGGTTCGAGGTCGGACCGGAAGGGGTGGCGGTGGTCGACGTACAGCAGTGGCTATCCGCGCTGCCCCCGGGCGTGGTCTACCTGATCGTCGCCGGGGTGATCGGCGTGGAGAGCATGGGCGTTCCGCTGCCCGGCGAGATCGTCCTGGTCAGCTCCGCCCTGCTCGCCGCCGCCGGGGTGGTCGAGCCCCAGTGGGTGGCCACCGCCGCGGCGGCCGGCGCCATCGTCGGCGACTCGATCGGGTACGCGGTGGGCCGACGCGGCGGCCGCCCGCTGCTCGCCCGGCTGGGTCGGCGCTTCCCCCGACATCTCGGCCCCGCGCAGCTCGCCCGCGCCGAGCAGACTTTCGCCCGGCACGGCGTCTGGGCGGTCTTCTTCGGCCGCTTCGTGGCGCTGCTGCGGATCCTCGCCGGGCCGCTGGCGGGCGCGCTGCACGTGCCGTACCGCCGGTTCCTGCTGGCGAACGCGGCCGGCGGCCTGGTCTGGGCCTTCGGCACCACCTACCTGCTCTTCACCGTGGGTCGAGCGGCCGAGCACTGGCTCAAGGACCTCTCCTGGGCCGGCCTGGTGCTCGCGATCCTCGCCGGGCTCGCGAGCACCTGGTGGTTGCGCCGCCGGGCCCACCGGCTCGACCCGGCGGAGCTGGCCGACGAGGCCGAGCCGGTCCGAGCCGGCAGCGAGCGCTGACGCCGCAACCCGGGTCCGCCCTGGCGGCCCTGCATCCGTGAACCGGCCGCTGACGGTCCGGTTGGCGGCTCACGCCGGCCGCCGGGCCCTCGGTGCCGTGTGCGGACGGTGGAAGACGGCGAAAGGGCCGGCCCCGTGGTGGGGTCGGCCCTTTCGTGGTTGGTGCGGTGGGTCAGGAGGCGGTGTAGCCGCGGGTGGCGATCCAGTCGGCGAGGTTGTCGACGCTGATGCGGTAGGAGGCCATGTTCGGGTCGGCGGAGTCGGCGATGGTGACGGTGTGGCCGCCGTCGCGGTAGCCCACGACGCTGATGTAGTGCCCGCCTTCGAAGGAGTGGACGGTGCCGTCGGTGTCGACGGCGGTGCCGGCGATGTTGGCGACCACGGCCCGGCCGTCGTCGACGGTGGCGACGATGTCGGTGCGCAGCTTGTCGGTCTGCTTGTCGTCGGCCTTGGCGTCGCGGATTTCGACGCTGTGGTAGACGTCCTTACCGGTTTCCTTGTTCAGGACCGGGGTGATGTCGTTGACGCTGTTGGTGCCGGCCTCGGTGGTGCCCATTTCCTTGGCCATGGCGTCGACGTTGATGTCCTTGCCCTGCACGGACAGGGCGTTGCGGGTGGCGGCGGGGCCGCAGTAGTAGAAGTTCGGCTGCGCGGCGTAGCGGACGTTGAGTTCCCGCTCGCTGTGCTTGCGGTCGGTCTGCTTGCGGTCGGTGTGCACCTGCGCCGTGGCCTTCTCGGCGGGGGCGGCGTGGGCGGCGATGGCCGGGCCGGCGATGCCGGCGGCGGTGGCGGCGAGGCCGGCAGCGGTCAGAGCGGTCTTACGGATCAGATCGGTACGCATGATGGCGTGCTCCTCTGCTCGGGGGTCCCGCACGGGGGTGCGGTGGTGCCGCGCGAAAAAGGGGGGAAAGTCTTGAGGGGGATCTGCCCGGCGGCCGGGGGCCTGCTCGGGTCCGGGGGATGTAACCGTCCCGGCGGGCCGGGTGTTCCCGGCTCGGCGCCGGGGCCAGCACCGGGGGCGGGGGTTCCTCGGTGGTATGCCATGTTCAACGACCCGGCCCCGCCCGCCATTCCACCGCCGGGGTGGCCCCGCCCACGGCACACCGGGCCGTAAACCGGACACATGGCGCATCAGGCCCCGGCAACCGACCCGGACATCGGCGTGCACGGCCCTCCGACCCGTGCGGGCGCTCAAGATCCGCGCACTTTCCCGGATACAGTGCCCTCCGCGCGCGTTGAGGCCACTCTTCCCCCGAAGTTGCGCGGATCTTGGGGCTGCGGCGCCGCGCCGGGCGCGGCTTGCGCAGGCGGCGCGGCTTGGCGCCACGCACGCAGCGTGGCGTGTGCAGCGCGGAGGGGGCTACAGCGCCTTCAGCATTTCGAGGATCGCGTCGCGGGCGGTAAGTACCGCAGCCCGGGACTGGTCGGTCTGGTCGAGCGCGTCAAAGCCGTGCCGGCCGTCCGGCACCTCCACCAGCCGCACGGGGGTCCCGCGTCGGGCCGCGGCGGCGGTGAACGCCTCGGTGCCGGCCAGGATCTCCGGCCGGTCCAGGCCCGCCCTGGTCAGCACGATGGGCGGGACGTCGGTGGCGTCGAGCGCGTCGATTGGTCGGAACCGGGCGTCGACCTCCCAGCCCGGCAGCGGAGTGAGCAGCGGGTAGGTCGCGGCCACACCACGCAACCACGCCGGTCGCTCGCGGAGCCAGTCCGCCAGCAGCAGGCCCCCACCGGAGAAGAACCAGAGCACGAGCCGGTCGGGGTCCACCCGCGGATCCGCCCGGATCAGGTCGACCGCTTCCGCGACGTCGCCGGCCGCCACGGGGTAGTCCGCCAGGGTGTGCAGGCGGTGGCTGACCACGGCGGCCACCACGCCCTGCTCGGCGAGGAGGGCGCCGTAGCCGAGGTAGACCAGCCAGTCCCGGGGGTCGGGGGCGCCGGGCGGGAGCGGGCCGCCGTGCACCAGGACAACGGCCGGACAGGGACCATCGTCGTCGGCCGGCAGGTGCAGATCCACCCGGCCGTGCCGCTCGGCCGGCGCCGGGGGTGGGGACAGGACGAACGGGGTCTGGTAGAAGGGGAGGGCCACGCCATGATCCTAACCGCGGGCAACCAGGTCGGTGGCCCGGTAAATCGTACATTGTGGACGTGGTGGCGACGAGCCGGCGAGGTCTGTCACCATGTCGGGTCATGGAGATCTGGCACAACCCGGCCTGCTCGAAGTGCGCCGGCGCGCGGGCGACCCTCGACGAGGCGCGCGTGCCGTACCGGCTGCGGGCGTACCTGGAGCAGCCGCCGAGCGCGGCCGAGCTGACCGAGGTGCTGCGCCGGCTCGGTGCCCGGGCGTGGGACATCTGCCGCACCGGGGAGCCGGCCGCGGTCGCCCTGGGCATGGTCGACTGGCCGCGCGACGACGCCGACGAACCCCGGTGGATCGCCGCCATGGTGGCCCACCCGGAGCTGATCCAGCGCCCGATCCTGCTGTTCGACGACGGCGGCGCGCTGGTCGGTCGTACGCCGGAAGTGCTCGACGAGGCGGTGCGGCGCGTGGCCCGCGACGGCGGGTGAGCGGCGCGGCGCCGGGTCAGGGCCGGTCGTCGGCCGGCGCCGCGGCCCCCGCGGCCTTCGTGTGCCGCTCGCGCAGCCGGTCCCGGATCTCCTCCGGGGTGTACGCCCGCCGTCGCCGCTCCGCCCGGGCGATGACCACCCCGGACGCCGCGACGCCGGCCAGGCCGGCCAGTCCGAGCACCTTCCACCACCGCATCCGTTGCCGCATCCGCTTAGGGTAGTCGTCCATGAGCATCAGCCTGGACGAGGCCGTGGAGCTGACCCGGACCGGCGACGTGTGGGTGTTCCGGGGCCGCAGCGTCCCCGACCGCGCGATCCAGTTCACCACCAACAGCCCGGTGAACCACGTCGGGATGGCGGTGGTGCTCGACGACATGCCGCCGCTGATGTGGCACGCCGAGCTGGGCCGCTCCCTGCCCGACATGTGGACCGGTACCCACCAGCGCGGCGTGCAGCTGCACGACCTGCGGGACGCGGTCTGCGTCTGGGCGAACCGGTACGGGCAGCGCGGCTGGCTGCGCCAGCTCGAACCGCCGGCCGGCGCCGCGATGGAGGAGGCGGTGCTGCAGACCGTCGCCCGCCTCGACGGCACCCCATTCCCGTCCACCGCGCAGCTCGCCTGGCGCTGGGCGCGGGGGCGGGTGCCCAGCGTGCGCCGCCGGACGCCCGTCGACGCGGGCGGTGGCGGTGTGCCGGTGCGCGACCGGGCGCTGGAGACGGCGTACTGCGCCGAGGTGGTGGCGGTGACGTACGAGGCGATGGGGCTGCTGCCTGCGGGCCGCCGTCCGAACTGGTACGACCCGGGGCGGTTCTGGAGCGGCGACGACCTCGACCTCACCGGCGGCGCCCAGCTCGGCGCCGAGATCGAGGTACGCATCCCGCCGCGCTGACCAGGTTTGACGCGCCGCGTGCGCGGCAATTGAGACCGGCGTGAAGGCCCCGACGGATCTCGACACGCTCACCGACTTCTTCGACCGGTACGGCGTGGCGTTGACCGCCGGCGACGTGCCCGCCATCGCCGGCTGCTACGCCCTGCCCGGGCTGGTGGTCGCCGACACGTACAGCTTCTCGTTCACCTCCCCGGCCGCGGTGGCGCTCTCCTTCGTGGGCGCCGCCCCGGACTACCAGGAGCGCGAACTGGTCGCGGCGAACGCGCAGATCGAGGACGTGCAGCAGGTCTCCGCGCTGCTCACGGAGGTGGCGGTGCGGTGGGAGTTCCTGGACAGCCAGGGCCGGGCGGTGCCGGGCGAGCGCTACCGCTACCTGCTGCGGGCCACCGAGGGCGGCCCGGCCATCTGCACCGTCATCCGGACGGCATGACACCGAGGCTGCGGCGCTTCGCGCGCACCCGGGGCGGTCACGAGTGAGCCGTCGGCACCCAGAACCTGAGCATGCCCGCCCGCTCGTCCTCCAGCAGACCGCCGTTGCGCTCGATGACCCGCCGCGAGGCCACATTGTCCACATCGCAGGTGACCAGCGCCGGGTCGATGCCGAGCGCGTGGGTCACCGGCAGCGCCGCGCGCAGCATGGCGGTGGCGTGGCCCCGCCGGCGGGCGCCGGCGCGTACGTCGTAGCCGATGTGGCCGCCCGCCTCGCGCAGGAACGGGGTGAGCCGGTGCCGGATGGCGAGCCGGCCGAGGTACTCGTCGCCGTCGGTCCACCAGAGCGTCGTGCAGGGCACCCAGCCCTCCGCCCGGGGCGTCTCCTCCAGCTCCTGCGCGCGCAGCTCGGCGACGTACCGGGCGAACCCCGGCGCGGTGTGCCACCCGGCGCCGTGCTCCCGGATCTCGCTGCCGACCATGGTGTGGTCCTGCCGGTCGCCGCGTCCCTCCGCGCGGAACTCGGCCATGGCGGCGAGGAAGCTGGCGCGCACCCGTTCGGTGGGTGGGATCAACGCGGGCATGGTCGTGAGTAGACCCGAACCGCCGCCCGTCGGCCAGCCGTTTTCCGTGTCCCGCCCACCGGACGGTCGGATCGGGGTGGGCGTGCTGCGCTATTCGGATCAGGCTGGCTACGCTGGCGCGTCGGCTC
The window above is part of the Micromonospora inositola genome. Proteins encoded here:
- a CDS encoding DedA family protein translates to MVDVQQWLSALPPGVVYLIVAGVIGVESMGVPLPGEIVLVSSALLAAAGVVEPQWVATAAAAGAIVGDSIGYAVGRRGGRPLLARLGRRFPRHLGPAQLARAEQTFARHGVWAVFFGRFVALLRILAGPLAGALHVPYRRFLLANAAGGLVWAFGTTYLLFTVGRAAEHWLKDLSWAGLVLAILAGLASTWWLRRRAHRLDPAELADEAEPVRAGSER
- a CDS encoding C39 family peptidase, which gives rise to MRTDLIRKTALTAAGLAATAAGIAGPAIAAHAAPAEKATAQVHTDRKQTDRKHSERELNVRYAAQPNFYYCGPAATRNALSVQGKDINVDAMAKEMGTTEAGTNSVNDITPVLNKETGKDVYHSVEIRDAKADDKQTDKLRTDIVATVDDGRAVVANIAGTAVDTDGTVHSFEGGHYISVVGYRDGGHTVTIADSADPNMASYRISVDNLADWIATRGYTAS
- a CDS encoding ArsC/Spx/MgsR family protein; amino-acid sequence: MEIWHNPACSKCAGARATLDEARVPYRLRAYLEQPPSAAELTEVLRRLGARAWDICRTGEPAAVALGMVDWPRDDADEPRWIAAMVAHPELIQRPILLFDDGGALVGRTPEVLDEAVRRVARDGG
- a CDS encoding alpha/beta hydrolase, with protein sequence MALPFYQTPFVLSPPPAPAERHGRVDLHLPADDDGPCPAVVLVHGGPLPPGAPDPRDWLVYLGYGALLAEQGVVAAVVSHRLHTLADYPVAAGDVAEAVDLIRADPRVDPDRLVLWFFSGGGLLLADWLRERPAWLRGVAATYPLLTPLPGWEVDARFRPIDALDATDVPPIVLTRAGLDRPEILAGTEAFTAAAARRGTPVRLVEVPDGRHGFDALDQTDQSRAAVLTARDAILEMLKAL
- a CDS encoding GNAT family N-acetyltransferase — protein: MPALIPPTERVRASFLAAMAEFRAEGRGDRQDHTMVGSEIREHGAGWHTAPGFARYVAELRAQELEETPRAEGWVPCTTLWWTDGDEYLGRLAIRHRLTPFLREAGGHIGYDVRAGARRRGHATAMLRAALPVTHALGIDPALVTCDVDNVASRRVIERNGGLLEDERAGMLRFWVPTAHS
- a CDS encoding VOC family protein; amino-acid sequence: MIHHVLLACPPGSEAASRAFYVGLLGMTEKPKPPPLAARGGCWFTGYDAELHLGVEADFRPARKAHPALLRPDLDDLAARLAAAGHPVTWGDDEVPGMRRFHTHDPHGNRLEFLAPIAG